Proteins from a genomic interval of Amycolatopsis sp. cg13:
- a CDS encoding glycoside hydrolase family 75 protein, with protein sequence MRKLVLLAILAIAAAVLPTALASAATPAKTPAAEAVQAGPTADQILAKVASCKQISNGKYKTDEDSGSATVPVCDAGKAVFWKADMDIDCDGQRTTECNENTDCCFQPDTAFPQSDGKPLNAAKLPYIVVPSSSSIWNYENSGLRGGGSCAVIYNGKVEYAVIGDTGPNKIIGEASYATAKDLGINPDPRNGGVDSGVTYVCFKNSAVNPIEDHGAATSTGEKLASAFVGGN encoded by the coding sequence ATGCGGAAACTCGTCCTGCTCGCGATTCTGGCGATAGCCGCCGCCGTCCTGCCCACCGCGCTCGCCTCCGCGGCGACTCCGGCCAAGACCCCAGCCGCGGAAGCAGTGCAGGCGGGCCCGACCGCGGACCAGATCCTCGCCAAGGTCGCCTCCTGCAAGCAGATCTCCAACGGCAAATACAAAACCGACGAAGACTCCGGCAGCGCGACCGTCCCGGTGTGCGACGCGGGCAAGGCGGTCTTCTGGAAAGCCGACATGGACATCGACTGCGACGGCCAGCGCACCACCGAGTGCAACGAGAACACCGACTGCTGCTTCCAGCCCGACACCGCCTTCCCGCAATCCGACGGCAAACCGCTCAACGCCGCCAAGCTCCCGTACATCGTGGTGCCGTCTTCGAGCAGCATCTGGAACTACGAAAACTCCGGTCTCCGCGGCGGCGGTTCCTGTGCGGTGATTTACAACGGCAAGGTCGAGTACGCGGTCATCGGCGACACCGGGCCGAACAAGATCATCGGCGAGGCGTCGTATGCGACGGCCAAGGATCTCGGCATCAATCCGGACCCGCGCAACGGCGGCGTCGACTCCGGCGTGACCTATGTCTGCTTCAAGAACTCGGCGGTGAACCCGATCGAGGATCACGGTGCGGCTACGAGCACCGGGGAAAAGCTTGCCTCGGCGTTCGTGGGCGGAAACTGA
- a CDS encoding polysaccharide deacetylase family protein encodes MITFAVHGIGKPLRALDPGEDERWITVEQFDALLGVVSGTGAKLTFDDGNSSDVEIALPRLVERGLYAEFFPLAGRVGERGYVDRDGLRQLVDAGMHVGSHGWDRLDWRRLDGSFAVRRELDEAPRLLEQLSGTPVRRFSLPEGRFDRRVLTHLREAGATRVYANVGGVRGAALVRSRTEIRSDLSPRWAEAVSRRPRRFPARWASRPGR; translated from the coding sequence ATGATCACCTTTGCGGTGCACGGCATTGGCAAACCCCTGCGGGCCCTCGATCCGGGAGAGGACGAGCGGTGGATCACCGTGGAGCAGTTCGACGCGCTCCTGGGCGTCGTCTCGGGGACGGGCGCGAAGCTCACTTTCGACGACGGGAACTCCTCGGATGTCGAGATCGCGCTGCCGCGGCTGGTCGAGCGCGGGCTTTATGCCGAGTTCTTCCCGCTGGCGGGCCGGGTCGGCGAGCGCGGGTACGTCGACCGCGACGGGCTGCGGCAACTGGTGGACGCGGGGATGCACGTCGGATCGCACGGCTGGGACCGGTTGGACTGGCGACGGCTCGACGGATCGTTCGCGGTGCGCCGGGAGCTGGACGAGGCGCCGCGGTTGCTGGAGCAGCTGAGCGGGACCCCGGTGCGGCGGTTTTCGCTGCCGGAGGGGCGCTTCGACCGGCGGGTGCTGACGCATCTGCGCGAGGCCGGGGCGACCCGGGTGTACGCGAATGTCGGCGGCGTGCGCGGGGCGGCGCTGGTGCGGTCGCGGACGGAGATCCGGTCGGACCTGAGCCCCCGCTGGGCCGAGGCAGTGAGCCGCCGTCCGCGTCGATTCCCGGCGCGTTGGGCGTCTCGGCCCGGGCGGTAA
- a CDS encoding CGNR zinc finger domain-containing protein: MDALLDLLNSRPLVNGEEQDALDRRWARERGGDGSAAELELLRQARDLLRDVVRGDSSPVALRSLLDGVRQVPEVSADGLRWSLETPPHARLAVGAVLDWAAIEKDLPGRLRACANDECQLFLLDRSRANRARWCSMAACGNREKARRHYHRNH; the protein is encoded by the coding sequence ATGGACGCGCTGCTCGACCTGCTCAACAGCAGGCCGCTGGTCAACGGCGAGGAACAGGACGCGCTCGACCGGCGGTGGGCGCGGGAGCGCGGCGGCGACGGGAGTGCCGCGGAGCTGGAGCTGCTGCGGCAGGCGCGGGATCTCCTTCGGGACGTCGTGCGCGGGGACAGCTCGCCGGTTGCGTTGCGTTCGTTGCTCGACGGGGTGCGTCAGGTGCCGGAGGTTTCCGCGGACGGCCTTCGCTGGTCGTTGGAGACGCCGCCGCATGCCCGGTTGGCTGTTGGGGCGGTTCTGGACTGGGCGGCGATCGAGAAGGATCTCCCCGGGCGATTGCGGGCCTGCGCCAACGACGAGTGCCAGCTGTTCCTGCTCGATCGCAGCCGGGCGAACCGTGCGCGCTGGTGCTCGATGGCGGCTTGCGGGAACCGGGAGAAGGCTCGGCGGCACTACCACCGTAATCATTGA
- a CDS encoding alpha/beta fold hydrolase — MIQHRTTVVDGQKLFYRESGPADAPAIVLLHGYPTSSFMFRNLIPLLADRYRVIAPDHLGFGHSAAPSADEFDYTFDALADLTSGLLDQLGLNRYAVYVQDYGAPIAWRLALKHPDRISAIVTQNGNGYEEGFVDSFWTGLWAYGANPGPDTEPAVRTALSYDAIRWQYLHGVPDPSLVSPDTWEHDHALVSRPGNDEIQLALFRDYQHNRPLYPRLHEFLRNHDVPVLAVWGRGDEIFGPAGAEAFARDAKDAEVHLIDGGHFLLESHLDVVAGYLRGFLGRVLK, encoded by the coding sequence ATGATCCAGCATCGGACGACCGTCGTCGACGGCCAGAAGCTCTTCTACCGCGAGTCCGGTCCCGCCGACGCGCCCGCGATCGTCCTGCTGCACGGGTATCCGACCAGCTCGTTCATGTTCCGGAACCTCATCCCGCTGCTGGCCGACCGCTACCGCGTGATCGCGCCGGACCACCTCGGCTTCGGCCACTCCGCCGCCCCCAGCGCGGACGAGTTCGACTACACCTTCGACGCCCTCGCCGACCTCACGTCCGGCCTGCTCGACCAGCTGGGCCTGAACCGCTACGCGGTTTACGTCCAGGACTACGGCGCCCCGATCGCCTGGCGGCTCGCGCTGAAGCACCCCGACCGGATCTCCGCGATCGTCACGCAGAACGGCAACGGGTACGAAGAAGGCTTCGTCGACTCGTTCTGGACCGGCCTCTGGGCCTACGGCGCGAACCCCGGCCCGGACACCGAACCGGCCGTCCGCACCGCGCTGAGCTACGACGCCATCCGCTGGCAGTACCTGCACGGCGTCCCCGACCCGAGCCTGGTCAGCCCGGACACCTGGGAGCACGACCACGCGCTGGTTTCCCGCCCCGGCAACGACGAAATCCAGCTCGCGCTCTTCCGCGACTACCAGCACAACCGCCCGCTTTACCCGCGGCTGCACGAATTCCTGCGCAACCACGACGTCCCGGTGCTCGCCGTCTGGGGCCGGGGCGACGAGATCTTCGGCCCGGCCGGTGCGGAAGCCTTCGCCCGCGACGCCAAGGACGCCGAGGTGCACCTGATCGACGGCGGGCACTTCCTGCTGGAAAGCCACCTGGACGTCGTCGCGGGCTACCTGCGCGGCTTCCTCGGCCGGGTCCTGAAGTAG
- the ddaH gene encoding dimethylargininase produces the protein MQGEAVPPRVPTPRRYLMCPPRYFAVDYAINPWMDPSKPVSADVAVAQWTELRDTYRRLGHTVEEIDPQPGLPDMVFAANSGTVVDGRVLGSRFRAPQRTAEAEHFRRWFLEHGYRDLTMPEKINEAEGDFAWTGRLLLAGTGFRTDPAAHAEAQEVLGVPVVSLQLIDPRYYHLDTALFVLAEATDTATAQVVYYPEAFSPGSQRVLRRMFPDAVLATAADAECFGLNGVSDGRNVVLPVEATDLGARLAERGYEPVYVDISELRKAGGGPKCCTLEIRK, from the coding sequence ATGCAGGGAGAGGCTGTGCCGCCGCGGGTGCCCACGCCCCGCCGTTACCTGATGTGCCCGCCGCGTTATTTCGCCGTCGACTACGCGATCAACCCCTGGATGGACCCCTCCAAGCCGGTCAGCGCGGACGTCGCCGTCGCGCAATGGACCGAGCTGCGCGACACCTATCGCCGCCTCGGCCACACCGTCGAGGAGATCGATCCGCAACCCGGCCTCCCGGACATGGTGTTCGCGGCCAACTCGGGCACCGTCGTGGACGGGCGCGTGCTCGGCTCGCGGTTCCGCGCCCCGCAGCGCACCGCCGAGGCGGAGCATTTCCGCCGCTGGTTCCTCGAACACGGCTACCGCGACCTGACCATGCCGGAGAAAATCAACGAGGCCGAGGGCGATTTCGCCTGGACCGGACGGCTGCTGCTGGCCGGTACTGGCTTCCGCACCGACCCTGCCGCGCACGCCGAGGCGCAGGAGGTGCTCGGCGTCCCGGTCGTGTCGCTGCAGCTGATCGACCCGCGGTACTACCACCTGGACACCGCGCTGTTCGTGCTGGCCGAGGCGACGGACACGGCGACCGCGCAGGTCGTCTACTACCCGGAGGCGTTCTCGCCTGGTTCGCAGCGCGTGTTGCGGCGGATGTTCCCGGACGCTGTGCTCGCTACTGCGGCTGATGCGGAGTGCTTCGGGCTGAACGGGGTGTCCGACGGGCGCAACGTGGTGTTGCCGGTCGAGGCGACGGACCTTGGTGCTCGGCTGGCCGAGCGGGGTTACGAGCCGGTGTATGTGGATATTTCGGAGCTGCGGAAGGCCGGTGGCGGCCCGAAGTGCTGCACGCTGGAGATCCGCAAGTAG
- a CDS encoding Lrp/AsnC family transcriptional regulator, whose protein sequence is MNTIDQRIVSCLVANARSSYAEIGKVVGLSAPAVKRRVDRLLETGVLRGFTAVVDPEALGWGTEAFVEVHCQGNVTPGRIRARLEPLTEVVAAYTVSGAADAIVHLRAADIHHLETALERLRGLEIIDRTVSTVVLSRLLERPPTPS, encoded by the coding sequence GTGAACACCATCGACCAGCGAATCGTTTCCTGCCTGGTGGCCAACGCTCGCTCCAGCTACGCGGAGATCGGCAAGGTGGTCGGGCTGTCCGCCCCGGCGGTGAAGCGGCGCGTGGACCGGCTGCTGGAAACGGGCGTCCTGCGCGGCTTCACCGCGGTCGTCGACCCGGAGGCGCTCGGCTGGGGCACCGAGGCGTTCGTCGAGGTGCACTGCCAGGGCAACGTCACGCCCGGCCGGATCCGCGCCCGGCTCGAACCGCTGACCGAGGTCGTCGCCGCGTACACGGTGTCCGGCGCGGCGGACGCGATCGTGCACCTGCGCGCCGCCGACATCCACCACCTGGAGACCGCGCTCGAACGGCTGCGCGGGCTGGAAATCATCGACCGCACCGTGTCCACGGTTGTGCTGTCCCGGCTGTTGGAGCGCCCGCCGACGCCGTCGTGA
- a CDS encoding enoyl-CoA hydratase has protein sequence MTDRIHSEHDQGVALLTVDARKSRNALTLDLSAELAAAVARAEADESVHAVIVTGAPPAFCAGADLTALGKADAEGLRSVYAGFLAVAGCSLPTIAAVGGAAVGAGLNLALAADVRLVGPHAKFIPRFLELGLHPGGGMTWMSQRILGPQQASAMALFGETLTAESAVRAGFALRFVDGDHDALVQAARDLAAPTVAAPREVVLSTKRTMRQTSGLTEHAAAVEAELVPQLESLAAPAFAERLAAMKARISGR, from the coding sequence ATGACCGACCGCATTCACAGCGAGCACGACCAGGGCGTCGCGCTGCTCACCGTCGACGCCAGGAAGAGCCGCAACGCGCTCACCCTCGACCTCTCCGCCGAGCTGGCCGCGGCGGTCGCGCGCGCCGAGGCCGACGAGAGCGTGCACGCAGTGATCGTTACTGGCGCACCGCCAGCCTTCTGCGCGGGCGCGGACCTCACCGCGCTCGGCAAGGCCGACGCCGAAGGACTGCGCTCGGTGTACGCGGGGTTCCTCGCTGTCGCCGGATGCAGCCTGCCGACCATCGCCGCGGTCGGCGGGGCCGCCGTCGGCGCTGGTCTGAACCTCGCGCTGGCCGCCGACGTCCGGCTCGTGGGACCGCACGCCAAGTTCATCCCGCGGTTCCTCGAACTCGGCCTGCACCCCGGCGGCGGCATGACCTGGATGTCGCAACGAATCCTCGGTCCGCAGCAGGCGTCCGCGATGGCGTTGTTCGGCGAAACCCTTACCGCGGAATCCGCAGTGCGGGCCGGGTTCGCACTGCGCTTTGTGGACGGCGACCACGACGCATTGGTCCAGGCCGCCCGCGACCTCGCCGCCCCGACGGTCGCCGCGCCGCGCGAGGTCGTGCTGTCCACCAAGCGGACTATGCGCCAGACGAGCGGCCTGACCGAACACGCCGCGGCGGTCGAAGCCGAACTCGTCCCGCAGCTGGAATCACTGGCCGCACCGGCATTCGCCGAGCGGCTGGCGGCGATGAAGGCGCGTATCAGCGGGCGCTGA
- a CDS encoding 2-oxoacid:acceptor oxidoreductase subunit alpha has translation MSTSANGSAAGNGQGALTASRSTEVNKLDRVVIRFAGDSGDGMQLTGDRFTSEAAAFGNDLSTMPNFPAEIRAPQGTIPGVSSFQVHFADYDILTPGDRPDVLVAMNPAALKANVRDVPHGGTIILNTDEFSKRNLVKVGYETDPLDDDSLSPFQVHRVAMSTLTQGALADTGLGKKDAERCKNMFALGLLSWMYHRPTEGTERFLREKFAKKPDIAEANILAFRAGWNYGETTESFATTFEVAPAKLDKGTYRQITGNTALAYGIVAAGQQSGLQILLGTYPITPASDVLHELSKHKNYGIITFQAEDEIAGIGAALGASYGGALGITSTSGPGVALKSETIGLGVMTELPLVIIDVQRGGPSTGLPTKTEQADLLQAMFGRNGESPVPIIAPLSPADCFDAAIEATRIALKYRTPVLLLSDGAIANGSEPWLVPNVEDLPDLRVEFASEPNSDNGSGEFWPYVRDPETLARAWAIPGTPGLQHRIGGLEKADGTGHISYDPDNHDKMVRLRQAKIDGIDVPDLEVDDPSGEARVLALGWGSSYGPIGAACRRVRKLGMPIAQAHLRHLNPLPHNLGEVLARYDRVVVPEMNLGQLALLLRAKFLVDVHSYTKVAGLPFKAEELQNVFSDIIANLVPEGVK, from the coding sequence ATGAGCACCAGTGCGAACGGCAGCGCGGCCGGGAACGGGCAAGGCGCGCTGACCGCGTCCCGCTCCACCGAGGTGAACAAGCTGGACCGGGTGGTCATCCGGTTTGCCGGCGACTCGGGCGACGGGATGCAGCTGACCGGCGACCGGTTCACCTCGGAGGCGGCGGCGTTCGGGAACGACCTGTCGACCATGCCGAACTTCCCGGCCGAGATCCGGGCGCCACAGGGCACCATCCCCGGCGTCTCGTCCTTCCAGGTGCACTTCGCCGACTACGACATCCTCACGCCGGGCGACCGGCCGGACGTCCTCGTCGCGATGAACCCCGCCGCGCTGAAGGCGAACGTCCGCGACGTCCCGCACGGCGGGACGATCATCCTCAACACCGACGAGTTCTCCAAGCGGAACCTGGTGAAGGTCGGCTACGAGACCGACCCGCTCGACGACGACTCGCTGTCGCCGTTCCAGGTGCACCGGGTCGCCATGTCGACTCTGACCCAGGGCGCGCTCGCCGACACCGGCCTCGGCAAGAAGGACGCCGAACGCTGCAAGAACATGTTCGCGCTCGGCCTGCTGTCGTGGATGTACCACCGGCCGACCGAGGGCACCGAGCGGTTCCTGCGCGAGAAGTTCGCCAAGAAGCCGGACATCGCCGAGGCGAACATCCTTGCCTTCCGGGCAGGCTGGAACTACGGCGAGACCACCGAATCGTTCGCGACCACCTTCGAGGTCGCGCCGGCGAAGCTGGACAAGGGCACCTACCGGCAGATCACCGGCAACACCGCGCTGGCGTACGGGATCGTGGCCGCCGGACAGCAGTCCGGGCTGCAGATCCTGCTCGGCACGTACCCGATCACCCCGGCCTCGGACGTGCTGCACGAACTGTCCAAGCACAAGAACTACGGCATCATCACCTTCCAGGCGGAGGACGAGATCGCCGGCATCGGGGCCGCGCTCGGCGCGTCCTACGGCGGGGCGCTGGGCATCACGTCCACGTCCGGTCCCGGCGTCGCGCTGAAGTCGGAGACCATCGGCCTCGGCGTGATGACCGAACTGCCGCTGGTGATCATCGACGTGCAGCGCGGCGGGCCGTCCACCGGCCTTCCGACCAAGACCGAGCAGGCCGACCTGCTGCAGGCGATGTTCGGCCGCAACGGCGAATCGCCGGTGCCGATCATCGCGCCGCTGTCCCCCGCCGACTGTTTCGACGCGGCGATCGAGGCCACCCGGATCGCGCTGAAGTACCGCACGCCGGTGCTGCTGCTGTCCGACGGCGCGATCGCCAACGGTTCCGAACCGTGGCTGGTCCCGAATGTTGAGGACCTGCCGGACCTGCGCGTGGAATTCGCGTCGGAACCCAACTCCGACAACGGTTCCGGCGAGTTCTGGCCGTACGTGCGCGATCCGGAGACGCTCGCGCGGGCGTGGGCGATTCCGGGCACTCCCGGGCTGCAGCACCGCATCGGCGGACTGGAGAAGGCCGACGGCACCGGCCACATCTCCTACGACCCGGACAACCACGACAAGATGGTGCGACTGCGCCAGGCGAAGATCGACGGCATCGACGTGCCGGACCTGGAGGTCGACGACCCGTCCGGCGAGGCGCGCGTGCTGGCGCTGGGCTGGGGTTCGTCCTACGGCCCGATCGGCGCGGCCTGCCGTCGCGTGCGCAAGCTCGGGATGCCGATCGCGCAGGCGCATCTGCGGCACCTGAACCCGTTGCCGCACAACCTCGGCGAGGTGCTCGCGCGCTACGACCGGGTCGTCGTGCCGGAGATGAACCTCGGCCAGCTCGCGCTGCTGCTGCGGGCGAAGTTCCTGGTGGACGTGCATTCCTACACCAAGGTCGCCGGCCTGCCGTTCAAGGCCGAGGAACTGCAGAACGTGTTCTCCGACATCATCGCCAACCTCGTTCCGGAGGGCGTCAAGTGA